One window of the Nyctibius grandis isolate bNycGra1 chromosome 21, bNycGra1.pri, whole genome shotgun sequence genome contains the following:
- the NCF2 gene encoding neutrophil cytosol factor 2, giving the protein MSLVEMIRLWQEGVCAADGKDWRAALAAFTAVQNPPAKICFNIGCIHLVLGKLAEAEEAFTRSIGCDKHLAVAYFQRGTVFYRRQNHEKAVKDFKEALAQLRGNQLIDYKILGLRYRLFACEILYNIALVYATMEDWSKAEEHLTLAMSMKSEPQHNKIDGAMEAILKQKLCELVAIPAGKLFRPNEKQVAQLEKKDYLGKAMVVASVVDKDNFSGFAPLQPQASGPPPRPKTPEILRALEGQPHRVLYEFIPETDEELQVLPGNIVFVLKKEKDNWATVMFNGKKGIVPCNYLEPVELQNKLHIQVRRPEEVPLEAEIPEPPSSTAPDKPRRPAPGQRGELKPQEAEAAVSSPHVLKVHYKYTVALQVEPGLSYTDLLALVCKKLELQPEHTLLRYKPVESQALVTLSAENLEAAWSQSKDNCLTVWCDITEGEGFLPESKPEESPQEETGPTQVVAQYDYEATQPEDLEFQAGDVILVLSKVNDDWFEGQCNGKIGIFPSAFVQKSDTKDPEM; this is encoded by the exons ATGTCCCTGGTGGAGATGATCCGGCTGTGGCAGGAAGGGGTGTGCGCAGCAGACGGGAAGGATTGGAGGGCGGCCCTGGCTGCCTTCACGGCCGTCCAGAACCCCCCTGCCAAGATCTGCTTCAACATCGGCTGCATCCACCTCGTCCTGGGGAAGCTGGCCGAGGCAGAGGAG GCGTTCACCCGGAGCATCGGCTGTGACAAGCACCTGGCAGTGGCGTATTTCCAGCGAGGGACCGTGTTTTACCGCAGGCAGAA CCATGAGAAGGCCGTCAAGGACTTCAAAGAGGCGCTGGCCCAGCTGCGAGGCAACCAGCTCATCGACTACAAGATCCTGGGGCTGCGCTACAGGCTCTTTGCTTGCGAG ATACTCTACAACATCGCGCTGGTGTACGCCACGATGGAGGACTGGAGCAAAGCTGAGGAGCACCTGACGCTGGCCATGAGCATGAAGAGCGAGCCCCAGCACAACAAGATAGACGGGGCGATGGAAGCCATCCTG aagcagaagcTCTGTGAGTTGGTGGCCATTCCCGCGGGGAAGCTGTTCAGaccaaatgaaaagcaagtggCTCAGCTGGAGAAGAAGGACTACCTGGGGAAGGCTATG GTGGTGGCATCCGTGGTGGACAAGGACAATTTTTCAGGATTCGCTCCACTCCAACCACAG GCCTCTGGTCCTCCACCCAGGCCCAAGACCCCAGAAATCCTCAG GGCCCTCGAAGGGCAGCCGCACCGTGTCCTGTACGAGTTCATCCCCGAGACCGACGAGGAGCTGCAGGTCCTGCCAGGAAACATTGTCTTTGtcctgaagaaagagaaggacaaCTGGGCTACGGTGATGTTCAACGGAAAG AAAGGGATCGTCCCCTGCAACTACCTCGAGCCcgtggagctccagaacaagCTGCACATCCAGGTGAGGAGGCCC GAAGAAGTTCCTCTGGAAGCCGAGATCCCAGAGCCACCCAGCTCCACCGCTCCAGACAAGCCGCGGCGGCCAGCACCAGGTCAGCGAGGGGAGCTGAAG CCGCAGGAGGCCGAAGCGGCCGTCTCCAGCCCCCACGTCCTCAAGGTGCACTACAAATACACGGTCGCCCTGCAAGTCGAGCCAGGCCTCTCCTACACGGACCTCCTGGCTCTGGTTTGCAAGAAACTGGAGCTCCAGCCCGAGCACACCCTGCTGAG GTACAAGCCTGTGGAGAGCCAAGCGCTGGTGACCCTGAGCGCGGAGAACCTGGAGGCGGCTTGGAGCCAGAGCAAGGACAACTGTCTGACTGTCTGGTGTGACATCACAGAG GGAGAGGGGTTTTTACCCGAGAGCAAACCAGAGGAGTCGCCGCAGGAGGAGACTGGACCAACCCAAGTTGTAGCGCAGTACGATTATGAAGCCACCCAACCTGAAGACCTCGAGTTTCAGGCCGGAGATGTGATACTTGTTTTATCCAAAG TGAATGACGACTGGTTCGAAGGCCAGTGCAATGGGAAGATTGGCATCTTCCCGTCCGCTTTCGTTCAGAAGTCTGACACCAAAGACCCAGAGATGTGA